A stretch of DNA from Curtobacterium sp. MCBD17_035:
ACTTACCAGCGTCAGCAAACAAAGCCTTCTGGCACGAGCCCGACGACGCAATCAAACCGCTCCTCGAGACAGAGACGCCACGAGACGTCAGTGATCGCGCTGACAGCGACGGCTCTCAAGGTCAAGGGCTGGACGAGTCGGCACCGCTCAGCTAGCGGCTGGGACGTCGACTGACAAGTTACCAGCCCATAATCGTCCTCTGCCTGCAGGACCGGATGTCGCCCTTGGGGGCGCGTATCTGGAGGGTACTCAGTCGTCGTGCTCATGGCTCGTCGACGCCGTGGTGACCTTTTCACCATGGATCATCGAGAGGGCGATTCATGTCGCTCCGGCTGCGTTACTGCCTGTTGGACTAGGTTCGCGACCGATGTCCGCGCTGGACAAGCTTGTATCTGCTCTGAGCAGATCGGTGAGGATGGTGATCGGGATGGTCGCCTTCACGGCATCCTTCGTTGCCTCGTACGGAACGGAACGATGCGCTGGGCTCGACAATGGCGGTCCGACTCTGCAACCGTGATCGCGCTCGTCGTTTCCGCTACCGGTTCGGCGCTAGGTGAAGCCGATCTACTGCCCGCTCCGTGGAGTTCGCGTCGCGCGTGGAGGGTCCCACTCGCATGGTTCGTGGCAGCGATCCTGGTTGAAGTCGCCGTCTGATACGTCGGCTGGTCAGTGCAGGTAGCGGCACGATCCTCGAAAAAAGCATCCTCGTTCCGTACGCCGTCGTGAATGCCAGACCATAGCGGTCACCCGCTCTGATGTCGTAGCCTCAGGTCAACTCAACCATCATCGGAGATGGGACGGGCACGAGAATGGCACAGCGAATCCTGATCGAGCGTAGTGACGGCAAGTGGGGCTGGCAGCTCAAAGCGAACAACGGACAGATCGTCGCCACCGACGGCTCGCAGGGGTACGAGAACGAGTCGGATGCTCGGGAGATGGCCGATCGGGTTATCGGCGGTGAGTTCGCAGGGGCCGAGAAACGCATACGTCGACAGCCGTAGATGCACACCTGAACTGACTGAGACGAGTCGGCAAGGCATCGAGCTTCGACCACGGGCGGGTAAGCACCCATCCAACGCGAGGTTACCTGCGAGTGGTGCCTGCACCCGCTCCGTCCGACCCGTTAGCCTGCAACGGTGACTGCCAACGGTGCGAAACACGCGTTCATCTCCTACGTGAAAGAAGATACGGCGGCTGTTGACAGCCTCTGTCGCATCCTTGATCGCGCAGGGATCCCATATTGGCGAGACCGGAAGGACTTGGCGCCCGGAGACGCGTGGCGGGCGAAGATCAGATCTGCGATTCGTGATGGCTCGCTTGCGTTCTTGGCGTGTTTCTCTGACCAGTCTCGTGCTCGGGGGAAGTCATACATGAACGAGGAGCTGACGATCGCGGTGGACGAGTTCCGTCAGCGGCCGCCGGGTGCTACTTGGCTGATCCCTGTCCGCTTCGACGACGGTGAGGTGCCTGACTGGGATCTCGGGGCGGGGCGGTCGCTGACAGACCTGAACTACTCGGACCTCTTCGGGGAGCGGTACGCCGAAGAAGTAGCTGGCCTGATCGCGAGCGTGGCATCGGTAATCGGTGCGAACTCCGAGGTCCCGGACCAGGCCGCGGAGGTGGTCGCTGGGGCGCAGCCGGATGACCGTGCGGAACTGATGCGTCGGCACACGAAACGGATGCTTCCAAATCCCGAGCAACGCATCGCCTTGGATGATCTTGTCCGGCAGGAGACCCGCCGAGTAGTCGATGCGCTGACCGGTCCGGCGTTCCCTACCTCTCCAGAGGGTGTGCCACGGTCGGAGATGCTGCCCTTCGCTGTCCGGCGCGCGATCGACATGGCCAAGCTGGTAGAGCCGCTGTGCTGGTCGATGCAGGTGGCGGCGCGGTGGGCTGACCCTTCGACCATCGAGTTATGGGCTGGCGTGCTGAAGTCGGTGGCGACTGCTGGACTGAAGATTCAATCCGGATACACACTGCTCGCCGCCCTGCGGTCATTGCCAGCCTTGTGCTTGCTCACTACCGGCGCGGTCGCAGCGCATGCGTCCGGGCGGTGGGACAACCTGCACGCGCTGACATCGGTGATGATCCCCGACGCCGGCCGCGGCAGCGAGCCGGTACTGAATCTTGTCACTCCGTGGCACGCATTTGACTCCAACGAGACACTGCCAAACGTCCTGGCACGGTCGGAACGCGATGGATCGGACGCTCCTGCGCAGTTTGAGTCCCTCGAGGCAGGAAGGATGCCGAAGCTGCTGACGCCGATCAGCGAGTGGATGCTGAATTGGATGCGGCCCTGCTTCGATGAACAGTTTGCGTCCCATGACGAATACGAGGGTGCGTTCGCGGCGGCTGAGACCTTCCTCGGCGTCATGTCGGAAGACGCGGCGTCCCGAGGCGCGGTCCGGTTCGGATCAGCTTGGTACGGGCGTGACACCTGGCGCGACCGCCACCGAGAAGGCAACGTCGTCGACGATCTGATCGCGGAGGCGGAGGCAGCGAAGGAAGCCTGGCCGCCACTTGTCGGTGGACTGTTCGGCAGAGACGAGAAGCGAGCCCTCTCAGCACTTCGGTCCTACCGAGCGAACTTCGCGGAGGTGGCACGTAAGCGCTGGTGACCTGTCCGCGTGCGCTGGGCGTGCGAATCGCGTTCCGGACGTCCCGTCAGGGGCGGCAGATCTTCGCTCTTGAAACGCCTAAGCGACCAGTGTCCCAACGGCGTCGGTTGCCTAACGCCAAGCCGCCGTCCAAGCCGCCTGAGATGGAACGTCAGTCAGGACGCAGGGGACCCGTTCGCCGCGCACCTCTCTTGCTGCCGATGGTCGTCCAAAGTCTCCGCAATCAGTTCCGGTACGGCAGACAGTGCAGTGCCCAGCAGGATCCGACCTGCGAGGAGTCGAAGGGGCTGGATCGCGCAAAAGCGGCTCGTGCGCGGCCTTCCCCTCGGTGGTCGCGGCACGAGCCGTGCTTCTCGTTGCCACGTTGGGATTGATGCGCTTCGCTGGTCCCTGTATGAGGTACCGGGATGGGTTTCCCGACATCGTTCAGCGCGCGTGCCCGACGCAACTGGAGATTGCATCTTCGAACGGATACGCCGCAAACCTGGTACGCGCTGCTCACGGCCTAGATCCAAGAGGATGCGACGGACGGACTGACGCGCATCTCCTCCACCTAGTCGACCTCGTTACGCTCATCATCGACGGTGAGCTTTCCCTCATAGATGTACCCGCTGAGATTGATCGGAACGACTTTCCCCTTCAGTATTTGCACTTCGACCTCGATGAGGCTGTGATTTCCCGGATCAAGCAACACCGCGTCGTCCATCAACGAGGTTGCAAGCTCGCGCTCGCCACTATTGATGTGCCGGGCGGCCAGGAGGACGCGGAAAGCAGCGTCGATGCGTCGCGGGAGTTCAAGAGACACGCGAGCCCGTCGCAGATCAATGTCCCGTGCATCCAGAACGGCGACAAGCTCCTCGGTCGTCCACGGGGGCTGCTTGCCCAATAGGACGCCAAGCGTAAGGGCCGGTACTGAAGGCCTGTTTAGGTCCGTTTCGAACTTGTCGATCAGTCCGGCTGAGCCCGGCCGGTGAAGCGCGGGCCCGGTCAGGCGATGCCACAGCACGTACGTTGCGATGAACGGCACACGCTGCTCGGCTTTCGCGAGCTGGGGGAGCAGCTCCTCGATCCGCTCCAGTGGCGCGGACATGTCAGTGACCTTCCCGTCGCCGCTCAGGGCGGCGACAAACATCTGGACGGTGTGCCCGAACAGGAACGGCCCGTCAGCCGCGCCGAACGACCCGTACCCGTGCAACCACAGTTCCGGCGACATCTTCACTTGCATGATGCCCGGAAGGTCTCCCTGCCAATCGTGATCGATATCCACGCCTGTCGGGGCACGGTCAACGAACGCGCGGATCACGTGACGGCTGAGCCGGTTCAGCCCCTCCAGCGTGAGCACCCATCGATCCTTCATGATGGTCGTGTCCGCAGCGCCCGACATGTTCCACAGCTCCGGCGCGAGATCACGAATCTCGTGCAGTGACACCGACCGTGTCTGGTACGCGAAGTCGAGTGCTCGCGGAAGATCAACGGCCCGGATCGGGTTGTCCGCCTCCGAAGCCTCAGCGCGGTAGTACGACGACGTCACATGCCCAAGAACGAACGCCTGGAACTTGCGACGCAACGACAGCTGGTCGATCTGTAAGACGGCAGCC
This window harbors:
- a CDS encoding YegP family protein, yielding MAQRILIERSDGKWGWQLKANNGQIVATDGSQGYENESDAREMADRVIGGEFAGAEKRIRRQP
- a CDS encoding toll/interleukin-1 receptor domain-containing protein, yielding MKEDTAAVDSLCRILDRAGIPYWRDRKDLAPGDAWRAKIRSAIRDGSLAFLACFSDQSRARGKSYMNEELTIAVDEFRQRPPGATWLIPVRFDDGEVPDWDLGAGRSLTDLNYSDLFGERYAEEVAGLIASVASVIGANSEVPDQAAEVVAGAQPDDRAELMRRHTKRMLPNPEQRIALDDLVRQETRRVVDALTGPAFPTSPEGVPRSEMLPFAVRRAIDMAKLVEPLCWSMQVAARWADPSTIELWAGVLKSVATAGLKIQSGYTLLAALRSLPALCLLTTGAVAAHASGRWDNLHALTSVMIPDAGRGSEPVLNLVTPWHAFDSNETLPNVLARSERDGSDAPAQFESLEAGRMPKLLTPISEWMLNWMRPCFDEQFASHDEYEGAFAAAETFLGVMSEDAASRGAVRFGSAWYGRDTWRDRHREGNVVDDLIAEAEAAKEAWPPLVGGLFGRDEKRALSALRSYRANFAEVARKRW